From one Trifolium pratense cultivar HEN17-A07 linkage group LG1, ARS_RC_1.1, whole genome shotgun sequence genomic stretch:
- the LOC123886430 gene encoding cytosolic purine 5'-nucleotidase-like isoform X2 — protein MPFSRSIPIPTSISSPEPRAHYLNLTLHYDKFKPFHSVSLSLRNRIPSRIFSDAHSPSFLSFSPPPHSSSSVAGDSQLKAQFSRDEIRIDACGESSEHLREWLSFPDYGPKTDIGMRIFCNRPLNMKNIVAVGFDMDYTLAQYRPETFESLAYQHTVKKLVYDLKYPSELLSWSFDPNYMVRGLVLDKKRGNILKMDCHKYVKVAYHGFKELSKEDKFVTYGNTLVCDPFDGPDYALIDTLFSLAEAYLFAQLVDFKDRNPGKLPMSIDYACLYKDVRHAVDLCHRDGTLKQQVAKDPGRYINEDTSIVPMLKMLRDSGRATFLVTNSLWDYTNVVMNFLCRSSGVNDSTNLDWLQYFDVIITGSAKPSFFLEGNHANLFEVEPESGKLLNTDNGSPMPQVGNISAGLLMKEKDRKVFQGGSVNHLHNLLSIESSSQVLYVGDHIYGDILRSKKVLGWRTMLVIPELEREVQVLSELRDFRKKNWRECF, from the exons ATGCCTTTCTCTAGAAGCATTCCAATCCCAACCTCTATTAGTTCTCCAGAACCGCGTGCGCATTATTTAAACCTCACTTTACATTACGACAAATTCAAACCCTTTCATTCCGTTTCACTCTCTCTCCGTAACCGCATTCCTTCTAGAATCTTCTCCGATGCTCATTCTCCGTCTTTTCTCTCCTTCTCGCCGCCGCCTCACTCTTCCTCCTCCGTCGCAG GAGATAGTCAGTTGAAAGCTCAATTTTCAAGGGATGAGATCCGCATTGATGCATGTGGTGAAAGTTCTGAACATCTGCGAGAATGGTTATCGTTTCCTGATTATGGACCTAAAACTGATATAGGAATGCGGATCTTCTGTAACCGGCCACTGAATATGAAGAACATTGTTGCTGTGGGATTTGACATGGATTATACTCTGGCACAATACAGGCCTGAAACTTTTGAATCCCTTGCTTATCAACACACTGTTAAAAAGCTGGTTTATGATTTGAAATACCCTAGCGAG TTACTGAGTTGGTCATTTGATCCAAATTACATGGTTAGAGGTTTGGTTCTTGACAAAAAGAGAGGCAACATCTTGAAG ATGGATTGCCACAAATATGTTAAAGTAGCTTATCATGGATTTAAAGAGTTATCAAAAGAAGATAAATTTGTGACCTACGGAAATACGTTAGTATGTGATCCTTTTGATGGGCCTGATTATGCTCTAATTGATACACTCTTTTCTCTTGCGGAAGCCTACTTGTTTGCACAACTGGTTGATTTTAAGGACAGAAATCCTGGAAAGCTTCCAATGTCTATTGA TTATGCCTGTCTCTATAAGGATGTTCGTCATGCTGTAGATTTGTGCCACCGAGATGGAACATTGAAGCAACAGGTTGCAAAAGATCCCGGAAG gTATATCAATGAAGACACCTCAATAGTTCCCATGCTTAAAATGCTTAGAGATTCTGGACGAGCTACATTTTTGGTGACAAACAG TTTATGGGACTATACGAACGTTGTCATGAATTTCCTCTGTAGATCTAGTGGAGTAAACGACAGTACCAATTTGGACTGGCTTCAATACTTTGATGTCATAATCACTGGAAG TGCAAAGCCAAGCTTTTTTCTTGAGGGAAATCATGCTAACCTGTTTGAGGTTGAGCCTGAGAGTGGAAAGTTACTTAACACAGATAATGGCTCTCCTATGCCTCAG GTGGGTAATATATCAGCAGGGTTATTGATGAAAGAAAAGGACCGTAAGGTTTTCCAG GGAGGCAGCGTCAATCACTTACATAATCTACTTTCAATAGAATCAAGTTCACAG GTTCTATATGTCGGAGATCATATTTATGGAGATATACTACGCAGCAAAAAGGTTCTCG GATGGAGAACAATGTTAGTAATCCCAGAGCTTGAGAGGGAGGTTCAAGTCCTCTCGGAATTAAGGGATTTTCGCAAG AAAAATTGGCGTGAGTGCTTCTGA
- the LOC123886430 gene encoding 5'-nucleotidase domain-containing protein 4-like isoform X1 — translation MPFSRSIPIPTSISSPEPRAHYLNLTLHYDKFKPFHSVSLSLRNRIPSRIFSDAHSPSFLSFSPPPHSSSSVAGDSQLKAQFSRDEIRIDACGESSEHLREWLSFPDYGPKTDIGMRIFCNRPLNMKNIVAVGFDMDYTLAQYRPETFESLAYQHTVKKLVYDLKYPSELLSWSFDPNYMVRGLVLDKKRGNILKMDCHKYVKVAYHGFKELSKEDKFVTYGNTLVCDPFDGPDYALIDTLFSLAEAYLFAQLVDFKDRNPGKLPMSIDYACLYKDVRHAVDLCHRDGTLKQQVAKDPGRYINEDTSIVPMLKMLRDSGRATFLVTNSLWDYTNVVMNFLCRSSGVNDSTNLDWLQYFDVIITGSAKPSFFLEGNHANLFEVEPESGKLLNTDNGSPMPQVGNISAGLLMKEKDRKVFQGGSVNHLHNLLSIESSSQVLYVGDHIYGDILRSKKVLGWRTMLVIPELEREVQVLSELRDFRKDLQILRSKDDCIADKMHHLNRSLKLENPDDHTKQKLNSKLDELKLEREIVLSSHQEALRKLHQKFHEPWGQLMKTGYQNSRFAHQVERFACLYTSQVSNLGLLSLDKYYRPSEDFMQHEFGILES, via the exons ATGCCTTTCTCTAGAAGCATTCCAATCCCAACCTCTATTAGTTCTCCAGAACCGCGTGCGCATTATTTAAACCTCACTTTACATTACGACAAATTCAAACCCTTTCATTCCGTTTCACTCTCTCTCCGTAACCGCATTCCTTCTAGAATCTTCTCCGATGCTCATTCTCCGTCTTTTCTCTCCTTCTCGCCGCCGCCTCACTCTTCCTCCTCCGTCGCAG GAGATAGTCAGTTGAAAGCTCAATTTTCAAGGGATGAGATCCGCATTGATGCATGTGGTGAAAGTTCTGAACATCTGCGAGAATGGTTATCGTTTCCTGATTATGGACCTAAAACTGATATAGGAATGCGGATCTTCTGTAACCGGCCACTGAATATGAAGAACATTGTTGCTGTGGGATTTGACATGGATTATACTCTGGCACAATACAGGCCTGAAACTTTTGAATCCCTTGCTTATCAACACACTGTTAAAAAGCTGGTTTATGATTTGAAATACCCTAGCGAG TTACTGAGTTGGTCATTTGATCCAAATTACATGGTTAGAGGTTTGGTTCTTGACAAAAAGAGAGGCAACATCTTGAAG ATGGATTGCCACAAATATGTTAAAGTAGCTTATCATGGATTTAAAGAGTTATCAAAAGAAGATAAATTTGTGACCTACGGAAATACGTTAGTATGTGATCCTTTTGATGGGCCTGATTATGCTCTAATTGATACACTCTTTTCTCTTGCGGAAGCCTACTTGTTTGCACAACTGGTTGATTTTAAGGACAGAAATCCTGGAAAGCTTCCAATGTCTATTGA TTATGCCTGTCTCTATAAGGATGTTCGTCATGCTGTAGATTTGTGCCACCGAGATGGAACATTGAAGCAACAGGTTGCAAAAGATCCCGGAAG gTATATCAATGAAGACACCTCAATAGTTCCCATGCTTAAAATGCTTAGAGATTCTGGACGAGCTACATTTTTGGTGACAAACAG TTTATGGGACTATACGAACGTTGTCATGAATTTCCTCTGTAGATCTAGTGGAGTAAACGACAGTACCAATTTGGACTGGCTTCAATACTTTGATGTCATAATCACTGGAAG TGCAAAGCCAAGCTTTTTTCTTGAGGGAAATCATGCTAACCTGTTTGAGGTTGAGCCTGAGAGTGGAAAGTTACTTAACACAGATAATGGCTCTCCTATGCCTCAG GTGGGTAATATATCAGCAGGGTTATTGATGAAAGAAAAGGACCGTAAGGTTTTCCAG GGAGGCAGCGTCAATCACTTACATAATCTACTTTCAATAGAATCAAGTTCACAG GTTCTATATGTCGGAGATCATATTTATGGAGATATACTACGCAGCAAAAAGGTTCTCG GATGGAGAACAATGTTAGTAATCCCAGAGCTTGAGAGGGAGGTTCAAGTCCTCTCGGAATTAAGGGATTTTCGCAAG GATCTTCAAATTTTGAGGAGCAAGGATGATTGCATTGCAGATAAAATGCACCATTTGAATCGGTCTCTCAA GTTAGAGAATCCAGATGACCATACCAAGCAGAAATTGAATTCAAAACTTGATGAATTGAAG CTTGAAAGAGAGATAGTGCTGTCGAGTCATCAAGAAGCGCTAAGAAAATTACACCAAAAG TTTCATGAGCCTTGGGGCCAGCTGATGAAGACTGGTTATCAGAACTCTCGCTTTGCTCATCAG GTTGAGAGATTTGCTTGTCTTTATACAAGCCAAGTATCTAACTTGGGCTTGTTATCTTTAGACAAGTACTATAGACCCAGTGAAGATT